A portion of the Tachysurus fulvidraco isolate hzauxx_2018 chromosome 8, HZAU_PFXX_2.0, whole genome shotgun sequence genome contains these proteins:
- the abcc3 gene encoding ATP-binding cassette sub-family C member 3 isoform X2 encodes MEQLCGSELPFWDLNLTLYHENPDLTECFQLSVLPWIPCIYLWVVFPFYFICLKMNNRGYIMMSILNRIKTIFGIILWIVCWTDLFGSFSEMKEKSIPPIYFVTPLILGMTMLLATFLIQYERLKGVQSSGVLFIFWMISVLCAIVPFRSKILQARYGDEVKDKLRFTTFYMYFGLIVAELILSCFNEKPPLFSNVVTVPNPCPELSAGFLSRMTFWWFTSMAIKGYKSPLENKDLWSLNKEDSSEVVVPKLLKEWELEESKLQRSVQEVNGQAVFSKAEPEANHVGVNPEEVEVLLSKKKKESQQPSFLRALLRAFGPYFLIGSAFKLLQDVVVFINPQLLRMLIGFTEKKNVPSWWGFALAFLMFGCALLQTLILHQHFQYCFVTGMRLRTAIIGAIYRKSLIITNEAKRSSTVGEIVNLMSVDAQRFMDLTTFLNMLWSAPLQIILALVFLWQTLGPSVLAGVAVMVLLIPFNAVIAMKTRAYQVEQMQYKDARIKLMNEILNGMKVLKLYAWEKSFKEKILHIRQKELSVLRKSSYLSALSVMAWTSAPFLVALTTFAVYVNVDKNNVLDADKAFVSLALFNILRFPLNMLPQVISSIMQASVSLKRIQQFLSHDELDPESVDRKPEASEYAVTVVNGKFSWAKKDPAALQNINVLVPQGSLLAVVGNVGCGKTSLLSALLGEMEKLEGHVSIRGSVAYVPQQAWIQNATLRDNILFGRPYIEDKYRRVMDACALTPDLDILPGGDQTEIGEKGINLSGGQRQRVSLARALYSEADVYLLDDSLSAVDAHVAKHIFDNVIGPEGALRQKTRILVTHSISFLPQVDNIMVIVEGRVSEMGSYQDLLNENGAFAEFLRNYTLEEIMEDDEVTEVLIDEEELFPDDALSIHTDMVDQEPAVNEARRQFMRQISIMSNDMENPRTKSVRKRRLSEKRHGEPPPEKESKVQKLIQAETTETGRVKIKVYWEYVKAVGPLMSLLICFLYAAQSAASIGANIWLAMWTTDTKMNNREENTQMRVGVYAALGIAQGLLVMSSSFTLALGKIQAARKLHQGLLDNKFHSPQSFFDTTPIGRIINRFSKDIYVIDETLPSTILMFLGTFFATLSTVIVIISNTPFFAVVIVPLAIIYVFVQRFYVATSRQLKRLESVSRSPIYSHFSETITGASVIRAYRLNTSFVYLSDLRVDENQKSYYPGIVSNRWLGVRIEFIGNCIVLFAALFAVIGKDSLSEGLVGLSVTYALQVTMSLNWMVRMTSDLESNIVAVERVKEYSETPPEAPWDVEDKKPSPDWPAEGNVEFTDYSVRYREELDLVLKNISLKVKGGEKIGIVGRTGAGKSSMTLCLFRLLEAAKGEISIDGVKIAEIGLHDLRSKLTIIPQEPVLFSGTLRMNLDPFEKYTDDDLWNALKLSHLHKFVNNQPAKLELECSEGGENLSVGQRQLVCLARALLRKTRILVLDEATAAVDLETDDLIQSTIRTQFEDCTVFTIAHRLNTIMDYTRVLVLDKGQIAEFDTPANLIAQKGIFHGMAKDAGLV; translated from the exons gacCTGAATCTCACTCTATACCATGAAAACCCTGACCTCACAGAGTGCTTTCAGCTTTCTGTGCTTCCATGGATCCCCTGCATCTACCTGTGGGTGGTCTTCCCTTTTTACTTCATTTGCCTCAAGATGAACAACAGGGGCTACATTATGATGTCTATATTAAACAGAATCAAAACG ATTTTTGGCATTATTTTATGGATTGTGTGTTGGACAGACCTCTTTGGGTCCTTCAGCGAAATGAAGGAGAAATCCATACCTCCAATATACTTTGTCACCCCATTAATACTCGGCATGACTATG CTATTAGCCACCTTTCTAATCCAGTATGAGCGTCTGAAAGGGGTGCAGTCATCCGGAgtgctgtttatattttggATGATTTCTGTACTGTGTGCCATCGTGCCTTTCCGCTCGAAGATCCTTCAGGCTCGCTATGGG GATGAGGTTAAAGACAAACTGCGTTTTACAACGTTCTACATGTATTTTGGCCTCATAGTGGCGGAGCTCATTCTGTCTTGCTTTAATGAGAAACCGCCGCTCTTCTCCAACGTGGTCACAGTTCCT AATCCATGTCCTGAATTATCTGCTGGCTTTCTCTCAAGAATGACCTTCTGGTGGTTTACAAG CATGGCAATAAAAGGCTACAAATCTCCACTGGAAAACAAAGACTTGTGGTCCCTGAACAAGGAAGACAGCTCGGAGGTGGTAGTACCCAAACTCCTCAAAGAATGGGAGCTGGAGGAGTCTAAGTTACAAAG GTCTGTACAGGAAGTGAACGGACAGGCCGTGTTTTCTAAAGCTGAGCCAGAGGCCAATCATGTGGGTGTTAATCCTGAGGAGGTGGAAGTTCTGCTgtccaagaagaagaaggaatcACAGCAACCCTCGTTCCTGCGCGCACTACTCAGAGCCTTCGGGCCGTACTTCCTCATTGGCTCAGCCTTCAAGTTGCTGCAGGACGTCGTCGTTTTCATCAACCCTCAGCTGCTCAG GATGCTGATTGGGTTCACCGAAAAGAAAAATGTGCCATCATGGTGGGGCTTCGCTCTGGCCTTCCTCATGTTTGGTTGTGCTCTTCTCCAGACACTCATCCTGCATCAGCATTTTCAGTACTGCTTTGTAACAGGCATGAGGCTGCGCACAGCTATCATCGGTGCCATCTATAGAaag TCGCTGATTATTACCAACGAAGCGAAGCGCTCCTCCACCGTCGGAGAGATCGTTAACTTGATGTCCGTGGACGCTCAGCGCTTTATGGACCTGACCACATTCCTGAACATGCTGTGGTCTGCACCACTGCAGATCATCCTGGCTCTAGTCTTCCTCTGGCAG ACTCTAGGCCCATCTGTCCTGGCAGGTGTTGCCGTTATGGTTCTCCTGATTCCTTTTAATGCCGTGATTGCCATGAAAACCAGAGCATACCAG GTGGAGCAGATGCAGTACAAAGATGCCCGAATCAAGCTGATGAACGAAATCCTGAATGGAATGAAAGTGCTGAAGCTCTACGCCTGGGAGAAGTCCTTCAAGGAAAAGATCCTACATATTCGGCAAAAGGAGCTCAGCGTGTTGCGCAAGTCAAGCTACCTTAGCGCCCTGTCCGTCATGGCCTGGACAAGCGCCCCCTTTCTG GTTGCACTGACAACGTTTGCCGTGTACGTGAACGTGGACAAAAACAACGTCTTGGACGCAGATAAGGCTTTCGTCTCCCTTGCTCTGTTCAACATCTTAAGATTTCCCCTGAACATGCTCCCACAGGTCATAAGCAGCATCATGCAA GCTAGCGTGTCTCTCAAGCGCATTCAACAGTTCCTGAGTCATGATGAGCTAGATCCAGAAAGCGTGGATAGAAAACCTGAAGCCTCGG AATACGCTGTAACTGTGGTGAACGGGAAATTCTCATGGGCCAAGAAAGATCCGGCTGCTCTTCAAAA CATTAATGTGTTGGTGCCCCAGGGCTCACTGTTGGCAGTTGTGGGTAATGTGGGTTGCGGAAAAACGTCTCTTTTGTCAGCTCTGCTCGGAGAGATGGAGAAGCTTGAAGGACACGTCTCCATAAGA GGATCAGTGGCTTATGTGCCACAGCAGGCATGGATCCAGAACGCCACACTGAGGGACAACATCCTGTTCGGCAGGCCCTACATAGAGGACAAGTACCGCCGTGTGATGGATGCCTGCGCCCTCACCCCTGACCTCGACATACTTCCTGGTGGTGACCAAACAGAGATAGGAGAGAAG GGAATTAATCTTTCTGGAGGTCAGAGGCAGAGGGTGAGTCTGGCCAGAGCTCTGTACAGCGAGGCAGACGTTTACCTCCTGGACGACTCGCTGTCTGCTGTAGATGCCCATGTCGCCAAGCACATCTTTGACAATGTCATCGGGCCAGAAGGAGCGCTCCGTCAAAAG ACACGAATCCTGGTGACCCACAGCATCAGCTTCCTGCCCCAGGTTGATAACATCATGGTGATAGTGGAGGGAAGGGTATCGGAAATGGGGTCGTACCAGGACTTGCTCAATGAGAACGGGGCCTTCGCTGAGTTTCTGAGGAACTACACTTTAGAGGAAATCATGGAAGATGACGAAGTGACAG AAGTGTTGATTGACGAGGAAGAGTTATTCCCCGATGATGCTCTCAGTATCCACACTGATATGGTGGACCAAGAACCTGCAGTCAATGAGGCTCGAAGACAGTTTATGAG ACAAATCAGCATCATGTCTAATGATATGGAGAACCCGAGGACGAAATCGGTCCGTAAGCGTCGCCTCAGCGAGAAGAGACATGGAGAGCCACCGCCGGAGAAGGAGTCCAAAGTGCAGAAGCTCATCCAGGCTGAGACTACAGAGACTGGCCGG GTGAAAATCAAGGTTTACTGGGAATATGTGAAAGCTGTGGGACCTTTAATGTCCCTACTCATCTGCTTCCTGTACGCCGCTCAGAGCGCAGCATCTATCGGTGCTAACATCTGGCTCGCCATGTGGACTACTGACACCAAGATGAACAACAGAGAAGAAAATACACAGATGAGAGTGGGGGTGTATGCAGCACTGGGCATTGCACAAG GCCTCCTGGTCATGTCCTCTTCCTTTACTCTGGCCCTGGGGAAAATCCAGGCTGCCCGCAAGCTGCACCAGGGCCTGCTGGACAACAAATTTCACAGCCCACAGTCTTTCTTCGATACTACACCTATAGGGCGGATCATCAACCGCTTCTCCAAAGATATTTACGTGATCGACGAGACCTTGCCCTCCACTATCCTTATGTTCCTAGGCACTTTTTTTGCCACCCTCTCCACCGTGATTGTTATCATTTCAAACACCCCATTCTTTGCTGTGGTCATTGTCCCTTTGGCTATAATTTACGTCTTTGTGCAG AGATTTTATGTAGCCACGTCACGGCAGCTAAAGAGGCTGGAGTCGGTCAGTAGATCTCCCATATACTCGCATTTTTCGGAGACCATCACCGGCGCTAGTGTGATCCGTGCGTACAGGCTCAACACATCTTTTGTTTACTTGAGTGATTTGAGAGTGGATGAGAACCAAAAGAGTTACTACCCTGGTATCGTTTCCAACAG GTGGTTGGGGGTTCGGATCGAGTTTATTGGAAATTGCATCGTGTTGTTTGCTGCTCTGTTTGCTGTCATCGGGAAGGACAGTCTCAGCGAAGGACTGGTGGGGCTGTCTGTCACTTACGCCCTGCAG GTCACCATGTCCCTGAACTGGATGGTGAGAATGACTTCTGACCTTGAGAGCAACATTGTTGCAGTAGAGAGAGTGAAGGAGTACTCTGAGACGCCACCTGAG GCACCGTGGGATGTAGAGGACAAAAAGCCTTCACCTGACTGGCCTGCTGAGGGCAATGTGGAGTTTACAGACTACAGTGTGAGGTATCGGGAGGAACTCGACTTGGTGCTGAAGAACATTTCCCTCAAGGTGAAAGGAGGAGAAAAG aTTGGCATTGTGGGTAGGACCGGAGCAGGCAAGTCCTCCATGACATTGTGTCTGTTTCGTCTGCTGGAGGCAGCAAAGGGAGAAATTAGCATAGACGGTGTCAAGATTGCAGAGATCGGCCTACACGACCTCAGATCCAAACTCACCATCATCCCCCAG GAACCGGTTCTGTTCTCCGGGACCTTAAGGATGAACCTCGACCCTTTTGAAAAATACACTGATGATGATCTATGGAACGCTCTGAAACTGTCTCACCTACACAAGTTTGTCAACAACCAGCCAGCTAAGCTGGAGCTGGAGTGCTCGGAAGGAGGAGAGAATTTAAG tgTGGGACAGAGGCAGCTTGTGTGTTTGGCTCGAGCCTTGCTAAGGAAGACCAGAATCCTCGTCCTCGATGAAGCCACAGCTGCTGTTGACTTGGAGACAGATGATCTTATCCAGTCCACAATCCGCACACAGTTCGAGGACTGCACAGTTTTCACCATCGCTCACAGACTCAACACCATCATGGACTACACAAG aGTTCTGGTGCTTGACAAAGGACAGATAGCAGAGTTTGACACACCAGCGAACCTTATTGCACAGAAAGGAATATTCCATGGCATGGCTAAAGATGCAGGGTTGGTGTGA
- the abcc3 gene encoding ATP-binding cassette sub-family C member 3 isoform X1 has protein sequence MEQLCGSELPFWDLNLTLYHENPDLTECFQLSVLPWIPCIYLWVVFPFYFICLKMNNRGYIMMSILNRIKTIFGIILWIVCWTDLFGSFSEMKEKSIPPIYFVTPLILGMTMLLATFLIQYERLKGVQSSGVLFIFWMISVLCAIVPFRSKILQARYGDEVKDKLRFTTFYMYFGLIVAELILSCFNEKPPLFSNVVTVPNPCPELSAGFLSRMTFWWFTSMAIKGYKSPLENKDLWSLNKEDSSEVVVPKLLKEWELEESKLQRSVQEVNGQAVFSKAEPEANHVGVNPEEVEVLLSKKKKESQQPSFLRALLRAFGPYFLIGSAFKLLQDVVVFINPQLLRMLIGFTEKKNVPSWWGFALAFLMFGCALLQTLILHQHFQYCFVTGMRLRTAIIGAIYRKSLIITNEAKRSSTVGEIVNLMSVDAQRFMDLTTFLNMLWSAPLQIILALVFLWQTLGPSVLAGVAVMVLLIPFNAVIAMKTRAYQVEQMQYKDARIKLMNEILNGMKVLKLYAWEKSFKEKILHIRQKELSVLRKSSYLSALSVMAWTSAPFLVALTTFAVYVNVDKNNVLDADKAFVSLALFNILRFPLNMLPQVISSIMQASVSLKRIQQFLSHDELDPESVDRKPEASEYAVTVVNGKFSWAKKDPAALQNINVLVPQGSLLAVVGNVGCGKTSLLSALLGEMEKLEGHVSIRGSVAYVPQQAWIQNATLRDNILFGRPYIEDKYRRVMDACALTPDLDILPGGDQTEIGEKGINLSGGQRQRVSLARALYSEADVYLLDDSLSAVDAHVAKHIFDNVIGPEGALRQKTRILVTHSISFLPQVDNIMVIVEGRVSEMGSYQDLLNENGAFAEFLRNYTLEEIMEDDEVTEVLIDEEELFPDDALSIHTDMVDQEPAVNEARRQFMRQISIMSNDMENPRTKSVRKRRLSEKRHGEPPPEKESKVQKLIQAETTETGRVKIKVYWEYVKAVGPLMSLLICFLYAAQSAASIGANIWLAMWTTDTKMNNREENTQMRVGVYAALGIAQGVLILANSLLSRAYGMLKAAHFTHLHMLGAVLRAPPAFFESNPSGRVLNRFGKDVDTIDCLIPENVDIWMRTFWYTVTVLVICSALTPMFFIVIVPLMMFYWWVQRFYVATSRQLKRLESVSRSPIYSHFSETITGASVIRAYRLNTSFVYLSDLRVDENQKSYYPGIVSNRWLGVRIEFIGNCIVLFAALFAVIGKDSLSEGLVGLSVTYALQVTMSLNWMVRMTSDLESNIVAVERVKEYSETPPEAPWDVEDKKPSPDWPAEGNVEFTDYSVRYREELDLVLKNISLKVKGGEKIGIVGRTGAGKSSMTLCLFRLLEAAKGEISIDGVKIAEIGLHDLRSKLTIIPQEPVLFSGTLRMNLDPFEKYTDDDLWNALKLSHLHKFVNNQPAKLELECSEGGENLSVGQRQLVCLARALLRKTRILVLDEATAAVDLETDDLIQSTIRTQFEDCTVFTIAHRLNTIMDYTRVLVLDKGQIAEFDTPANLIAQKGIFHGMAKDAGLV, from the exons gacCTGAATCTCACTCTATACCATGAAAACCCTGACCTCACAGAGTGCTTTCAGCTTTCTGTGCTTCCATGGATCCCCTGCATCTACCTGTGGGTGGTCTTCCCTTTTTACTTCATTTGCCTCAAGATGAACAACAGGGGCTACATTATGATGTCTATATTAAACAGAATCAAAACG ATTTTTGGCATTATTTTATGGATTGTGTGTTGGACAGACCTCTTTGGGTCCTTCAGCGAAATGAAGGAGAAATCCATACCTCCAATATACTTTGTCACCCCATTAATACTCGGCATGACTATG CTATTAGCCACCTTTCTAATCCAGTATGAGCGTCTGAAAGGGGTGCAGTCATCCGGAgtgctgtttatattttggATGATTTCTGTACTGTGTGCCATCGTGCCTTTCCGCTCGAAGATCCTTCAGGCTCGCTATGGG GATGAGGTTAAAGACAAACTGCGTTTTACAACGTTCTACATGTATTTTGGCCTCATAGTGGCGGAGCTCATTCTGTCTTGCTTTAATGAGAAACCGCCGCTCTTCTCCAACGTGGTCACAGTTCCT AATCCATGTCCTGAATTATCTGCTGGCTTTCTCTCAAGAATGACCTTCTGGTGGTTTACAAG CATGGCAATAAAAGGCTACAAATCTCCACTGGAAAACAAAGACTTGTGGTCCCTGAACAAGGAAGACAGCTCGGAGGTGGTAGTACCCAAACTCCTCAAAGAATGGGAGCTGGAGGAGTCTAAGTTACAAAG GTCTGTACAGGAAGTGAACGGACAGGCCGTGTTTTCTAAAGCTGAGCCAGAGGCCAATCATGTGGGTGTTAATCCTGAGGAGGTGGAAGTTCTGCTgtccaagaagaagaaggaatcACAGCAACCCTCGTTCCTGCGCGCACTACTCAGAGCCTTCGGGCCGTACTTCCTCATTGGCTCAGCCTTCAAGTTGCTGCAGGACGTCGTCGTTTTCATCAACCCTCAGCTGCTCAG GATGCTGATTGGGTTCACCGAAAAGAAAAATGTGCCATCATGGTGGGGCTTCGCTCTGGCCTTCCTCATGTTTGGTTGTGCTCTTCTCCAGACACTCATCCTGCATCAGCATTTTCAGTACTGCTTTGTAACAGGCATGAGGCTGCGCACAGCTATCATCGGTGCCATCTATAGAaag TCGCTGATTATTACCAACGAAGCGAAGCGCTCCTCCACCGTCGGAGAGATCGTTAACTTGATGTCCGTGGACGCTCAGCGCTTTATGGACCTGACCACATTCCTGAACATGCTGTGGTCTGCACCACTGCAGATCATCCTGGCTCTAGTCTTCCTCTGGCAG ACTCTAGGCCCATCTGTCCTGGCAGGTGTTGCCGTTATGGTTCTCCTGATTCCTTTTAATGCCGTGATTGCCATGAAAACCAGAGCATACCAG GTGGAGCAGATGCAGTACAAAGATGCCCGAATCAAGCTGATGAACGAAATCCTGAATGGAATGAAAGTGCTGAAGCTCTACGCCTGGGAGAAGTCCTTCAAGGAAAAGATCCTACATATTCGGCAAAAGGAGCTCAGCGTGTTGCGCAAGTCAAGCTACCTTAGCGCCCTGTCCGTCATGGCCTGGACAAGCGCCCCCTTTCTG GTTGCACTGACAACGTTTGCCGTGTACGTGAACGTGGACAAAAACAACGTCTTGGACGCAGATAAGGCTTTCGTCTCCCTTGCTCTGTTCAACATCTTAAGATTTCCCCTGAACATGCTCCCACAGGTCATAAGCAGCATCATGCAA GCTAGCGTGTCTCTCAAGCGCATTCAACAGTTCCTGAGTCATGATGAGCTAGATCCAGAAAGCGTGGATAGAAAACCTGAAGCCTCGG AATACGCTGTAACTGTGGTGAACGGGAAATTCTCATGGGCCAAGAAAGATCCGGCTGCTCTTCAAAA CATTAATGTGTTGGTGCCCCAGGGCTCACTGTTGGCAGTTGTGGGTAATGTGGGTTGCGGAAAAACGTCTCTTTTGTCAGCTCTGCTCGGAGAGATGGAGAAGCTTGAAGGACACGTCTCCATAAGA GGATCAGTGGCTTATGTGCCACAGCAGGCATGGATCCAGAACGCCACACTGAGGGACAACATCCTGTTCGGCAGGCCCTACATAGAGGACAAGTACCGCCGTGTGATGGATGCCTGCGCCCTCACCCCTGACCTCGACATACTTCCTGGTGGTGACCAAACAGAGATAGGAGAGAAG GGAATTAATCTTTCTGGAGGTCAGAGGCAGAGGGTGAGTCTGGCCAGAGCTCTGTACAGCGAGGCAGACGTTTACCTCCTGGACGACTCGCTGTCTGCTGTAGATGCCCATGTCGCCAAGCACATCTTTGACAATGTCATCGGGCCAGAAGGAGCGCTCCGTCAAAAG ACACGAATCCTGGTGACCCACAGCATCAGCTTCCTGCCCCAGGTTGATAACATCATGGTGATAGTGGAGGGAAGGGTATCGGAAATGGGGTCGTACCAGGACTTGCTCAATGAGAACGGGGCCTTCGCTGAGTTTCTGAGGAACTACACTTTAGAGGAAATCATGGAAGATGACGAAGTGACAG AAGTGTTGATTGACGAGGAAGAGTTATTCCCCGATGATGCTCTCAGTATCCACACTGATATGGTGGACCAAGAACCTGCAGTCAATGAGGCTCGAAGACAGTTTATGAG ACAAATCAGCATCATGTCTAATGATATGGAGAACCCGAGGACGAAATCGGTCCGTAAGCGTCGCCTCAGCGAGAAGAGACATGGAGAGCCACCGCCGGAGAAGGAGTCCAAAGTGCAGAAGCTCATCCAGGCTGAGACTACAGAGACTGGCCGG GTGAAAATCAAGGTTTACTGGGAATATGTGAAAGCTGTGGGACCTTTAATGTCCCTACTCATCTGCTTCCTGTACGCCGCTCAGAGCGCAGCATCTATCGGTGCTAACATCTGGCTCGCCATGTGGACTACTGACACCAAGATGAACAACAGAGAAGAAAATACACAGATGAGAGTGGGGGTGTATGCAGCACTGGGCATTGCACAAG GTGTGCTGATACTGGCCAACTCGTTACTGAGCCGTGCCTACGGTATGCTGAAGGCTGCCCACTTCACCCACCTCCACATGCTGGGCGCAGTTCTGAGGGCACCGCCGGCCTTTTTTGAGTCCAACCCCTCAGGGCGCGTTTTGAATCGCTTCGGCAAGGATGTGGACACAATAGACTGTCTCATTCCAGAAAATGTTGATATCTGGATGCGCACTTTCTGGTACACAGTCACTGTGCTGGTCATATGCTCTGCCCTCACCCCTATGTTCTTCATAGTCATAGTGCCGTTAATGATGTTCTATTGGTGGGTCCAG AGATTTTATGTAGCCACGTCACGGCAGCTAAAGAGGCTGGAGTCGGTCAGTAGATCTCCCATATACTCGCATTTTTCGGAGACCATCACCGGCGCTAGTGTGATCCGTGCGTACAGGCTCAACACATCTTTTGTTTACTTGAGTGATTTGAGAGTGGATGAGAACCAAAAGAGTTACTACCCTGGTATCGTTTCCAACAG GTGGTTGGGGGTTCGGATCGAGTTTATTGGAAATTGCATCGTGTTGTTTGCTGCTCTGTTTGCTGTCATCGGGAAGGACAGTCTCAGCGAAGGACTGGTGGGGCTGTCTGTCACTTACGCCCTGCAG GTCACCATGTCCCTGAACTGGATGGTGAGAATGACTTCTGACCTTGAGAGCAACATTGTTGCAGTAGAGAGAGTGAAGGAGTACTCTGAGACGCCACCTGAG GCACCGTGGGATGTAGAGGACAAAAAGCCTTCACCTGACTGGCCTGCTGAGGGCAATGTGGAGTTTACAGACTACAGTGTGAGGTATCGGGAGGAACTCGACTTGGTGCTGAAGAACATTTCCCTCAAGGTGAAAGGAGGAGAAAAG aTTGGCATTGTGGGTAGGACCGGAGCAGGCAAGTCCTCCATGACATTGTGTCTGTTTCGTCTGCTGGAGGCAGCAAAGGGAGAAATTAGCATAGACGGTGTCAAGATTGCAGAGATCGGCCTACACGACCTCAGATCCAAACTCACCATCATCCCCCAG GAACCGGTTCTGTTCTCCGGGACCTTAAGGATGAACCTCGACCCTTTTGAAAAATACACTGATGATGATCTATGGAACGCTCTGAAACTGTCTCACCTACACAAGTTTGTCAACAACCAGCCAGCTAAGCTGGAGCTGGAGTGCTCGGAAGGAGGAGAGAATTTAAG tgTGGGACAGAGGCAGCTTGTGTGTTTGGCTCGAGCCTTGCTAAGGAAGACCAGAATCCTCGTCCTCGATGAAGCCACAGCTGCTGTTGACTTGGAGACAGATGATCTTATCCAGTCCACAATCCGCACACAGTTCGAGGACTGCACAGTTTTCACCATCGCTCACAGACTCAACACCATCATGGACTACACAAG aGTTCTGGTGCTTGACAAAGGACAGATAGCAGAGTTTGACACACCAGCGAACCTTATTGCACAGAAAGGAATATTCCATGGCATGGCTAAAGATGCAGGGTTGGTGTGA